From the genome of Papaver somniferum cultivar HN1 chromosome 2, ASM357369v1, whole genome shotgun sequence, one region includes:
- the LOC113353040 gene encoding probable serine/threonine-protein kinase PBL25 — translation MNCFACSSRLTTDMEINEDDRSECRSPVSSANSSGDGARRTSTRGRSVSKAGPSAPAANAAATTFTYQELAYATENFKPELLLGEGENGRIYKGCLQNTRQVVAVKQLNRENGE, via the exons ATGAATTGTTTTGCTTGCTCTTCTCGATTAACTACAGACATGGAGATTAATGAAGACGACCGTTCAGA ATGTAGGTCTCCAGTTTCTAGTGCAAATTCAAGTGGTGATGGTGCAAGGAGAACTAGTACACGCGGTCGATCTGTTTCAAAGGCTGGACCTTCTGCTCCAGCAGCCAATGCTGCCGCCACAACTTTTACATATCAAGAGCTTGCGTATGCAACTGAGAATTTTAAACCAGAACTCCTGTTAGGTGAAGGTGAAAACGGGCGTATTTATAAAGGTTGCTTGCAGAACACTAGGCAG GTAGTTGCGGTGAAACAGCTTAATAGGGAAAATGGAGAATAG
- the LOC113347128 gene encoding protein MARD1-like produces the protein MPWKRSRTLTNSSNKQVLMAENSTSLSSPTSKHLRPISSFFSSPKFFATVFSPKGGNHSSDQTTESSTMSPTSILDTKPFSSFVNPFAKPSYEKKNQHPWEKKLDSGGIGLGIVDALNEELDPPSKPDTSRMVLFGSQLKIQIPVLQSNSVLSPSESPKSPTDFGIKTKKDCQFGSANSGLDQVNGSSPGRVFIGCLSASEMELSEDYTCVIAHGPNPKTTHIFDDCIVENCCGSIVGFSSSFKKQNGFSTSVNSPTYSSSAQNFLSYCYNCKKNLGQGNDIFMYRGEKAFCSHECRYQEMVLDEGTDK, from the exons ATGCCGTGGAAAAGATCAAGAACATTAACAAACAGTAGCAATAAACAAGTTCTGATGGCAGAAAATAGTACTTCTTTATCATCTCCTACCAGCAAACACTTGAGACCCATTTCATCATTCTTCAGTTCCCCAAAGTTCTTTGCTACAGTTTTTTCACCAAAGGGGGGTAACCATTCTTCTGATCAAACAACTGAATCTTCTACAATGAGTCCTACTTCAATACTAGATACAAAACCCTTTTCTagttttgtaaacccatttgccAAACCTAGttacgaaaaaaaaaatcaacatccaTGGGAGAAGAAGTTGGATTCAGGTGGTATTGGTCTTGGTATTGTCGATGCTTTAAATGAAGAATTAGACCCTCCATCAAAACCTGATACTAGCAGAATGGTTTTATTTGGTTCACAATTGAAAATCCAAATCCctgttcttcaatccaattcaGTTTTATCACCATCTGAATCACCAAAATCTCCCACTGATTTTGGAATTAAAACTAAAAAGGATTGTCAATTTGGGTCTGCTAATTCTGGGCTCGATCAGGTAAATGGATCATCTCCTGGCAGGGTTTTTATTGGCTGTTTGTCAGCAAGTGAAATGGAACTCTCTGAAGATTACACTTGTGTTATTGCTCACGGTCCTAATCCTAAAACTACTCATATTTTTGATGATTGCATTGTCGAGAATTGTTGCGGTAGTATTGTTGGATTTTCGTCTTCTTTTAAGAAACAAAATGGATTCTCTACTAGCGTTAATTCTCCGACTTACTCATCATCAGCACAGAATTTCCTTAGCTATTGTTACAATTGCAAGAAAAATCTTGGCCAAGGAAATGACATTTTCATGTACAG AGGTGAGAAGGCATTTTGCAGTCATGAATGCCGCTACCAAGAAATGGTGCTTGATGAAGGGACGGACAAGTAG